The proteins below are encoded in one region of Fulvia fulva chromosome 9, complete sequence:
- a CDS encoding U3 small nucleolar ribonucleoprotein, protein MVRKLKHHEQKLLRKVDFVNYPGDDQHRSAAVLRRYSISNPSDYSAYNRLAGKLRHLAHRIALLPPESPFRRSQEGKLLDKLHDMGLLGHGDTGGKLSDVEKKITVSAFCRRRLGVVMTRLRMAETVSAANRFIEQGHVRVGTEVVTDSAFLVTRNMEDFVTWVDSSKIKRNIMKYRDKLDDFDLL, encoded by the exons ATGGTGCGCAAACTCAAGCATCATGAGCAGAAACTGCTCCGAAAGGTCGATTTCGTCAACTACCCGGGAGACGACCAACATCGCAGCGCTGCCGTGCTGCGACGATACTCGATTTCCAACCCGTCCGACTATTCTGCCTACAACCGCCTGGCCGGCAAGCTTCGACATCTGGCGCATCGCATAGCGCTTCTACCTCCCGAATCGCCATTTCGAAGATCACAGGAGGGCAAGTTACTCGACAAGCTACACGACATGGGTCTGTTGGGACACGGTGATACTGGAGGCAAGCTGTCGGACGTGGAAAAGAAAATCACAGTGTCCGCATTCTGTCGCAGGCGCCTGGGTGTGGTCATGACGAGGTTGCGAATGGCAGAGACAGTGTCGGCTGCAAATCGCTTCATCGAACAAG GACATGTGAGAGTAGGCACTGAAGTCGTGACTGACTCCGCCTTTCTCGTGACGAGGAACATGGAAGACTTTGTGACGTGGGTTGACTCCTCCAAGATCAAGAGGAACATCATGAAGTACCGGGACAAGCTGGACGACTTCGATCTACTCTGA
- a CDS encoding Imidazole glycerol phosphate synthase hisHF, producing MPVVHLLDYAAGNIRSLVNAIEKLGWEVQWIKSPEDVPKAEILILPGVGHFGHCLTQFANAGYVEPVRSYIQSGKPFMGICVGIQALFEGSEENSSVPGLGVVKGRLERFRSDTKSVPHIGWNSAKTEANNDSVYGMRPDSKYYYVHSYAVPYREGELEKDGWTVAKARYGDQDFVGAIAKGNVLATQFHPEKSGAAGQRVLKAFLEGQKSLPLPAELDQNSIRDGLTRRIIACLDVRTNDNGDLVVTKGDQYDVREKSDKSVRNLGKPVQKAQQYYEQGADEVTFLNITSFRDTPLKDLPMLEVLRQASATVFVPLTIGGGIRDTTDPETGRVAPALEVATLYFKSGADKVSIGSDAVTAAEEYHASHKTLTGKTAIETISEAYGAQAVVVSVDPKRVYVSSADSTPHHTIQTSTPGPNGETFCWYACTIKGGRETRDLDVVQLLTAVEAMGAGEILLNCIDKDGTNSGFDLELIKMAKAAVKIPVIASSGAGNAGHFAEVFDKTNVDAALGAGMFHRGEWTVKQVKEELRKTGLLVRKFEEEV from the exons ATGCCCGTTGTTCACTTGCTAGACTACGCTGCCGGCAACATCCGGTCGCTGGTCAATGCCATCGAAAAGCTTGGCTGGGAAGTGCAATGGATCAAGTCGCCTGAAGATGTGCCCAAAGCAGAG ATACTCATACTGCCCGGTGTCGGCCACTTTGGTCACTGTCTGACCCAGTTCGCCAACGCCGGTTATGTCGAACCGGTACGATCGTACATTCAATCTGGCAAACCATTCATGGGAATTTGTGTAGGAATACAAGCACTCTTCGAAGGCTCTGAAGAGAACTCTTCTGTCCCGGGTCTTGGTGTTGTAAAGGGTCGACTCGAACGCTTCCGCAGCGACACGAAGAGTGTACCACACATTGGCTGGAACTCTGCCAAGACTGAGGCCAACAACGACAGTGTTTATGGAATGCGTCCTGACAGCAAGTACTACTATGTGCACTCATATGCTGTACCTTATCGAGAGGGCGAGCTTGAGAAGGATGGCTGGACTGTAGCCAAGGCTCGCTACGGTGACCAAGATTTCGTTGGGGCCATCGCAAAGGGCAACGTTCTTGCTACCCAATTTCATCCCGAGAAGAGTGGTGCTGCCGGTCAGCGCGTTCTCAAAGCGTTCCTTGAAGGTCAAAAGAGTCTACCACTCCCCGCGGAGCTCGACCAGAACTCCATCCGAGACGGTCTCACACGAAGGATCATCGCCTGCCTCGATGTCCGCACGAACGACAATGGCGATCTCGTAGTAACAAAAGGCGATCAATACGACGTCCGCGAGAAATCCGACAAATCCGTCCGTAACCTCGGCAAACCAGTTCAAAAAGCACAGCAATACTACGAGCAAGGCGCCGATGAGGTAACATTCCTCAACATCACTTCCTTCCGTGATACACCACTGAAAGACCTTCCCATGCTCGAAGTCCTCCGCCAAGCCTCCGCAACCGTCTTCGTGCCCTTGACGATCGGTGGGGGAATCAGAGACACTACCGACCCAGAGACAGGCCGCGTGGCTCCAGCCCTCGAAGTCGCCACGCTATACTTCAAGTCCGGTGCGGACAAAGTCTCAATCGGCTCAGACGCAGTCACAGCCGCAGAGGAATACCACGCCTCGCACAAGACCCTCACCGGCAAGACCGCCATCGAGACCATCAGTGAAGCATACGGCGCCCAAGCCGTCGTCGTCTCGGTCGACCCTAAGCGCGTCTATGTCTCCTCAGCCGACTCCACCCCTCACCACACCATCCAAACTAGCACTCCAGGCCCGAACGGCGAGACGTTCTGCTGGTACGCCTGCACCATCAAAGGAGGCCGCGAAACCCGCGATCTAGACGTGGTGCAGCTCCTCACGGCTGTCGAAGCAATGGGCGCAGGAGAAATTCTACTCAACTGCATCGATAAAGACGGGACAAACTCTGGTTTCGACTTGGAGTTGATCAAGATGGCGAAAGCAGCTGTTAAGATTCCCGTGATTGCATCGAGTGGTGCAGGTAATGCGGGTCACTTTGCTGAGGTCTTTGATAAGACGAATGTGGACGCTGCGTTGGGAGCGGGGATGTTCCATCGTGGAGAATGGACTGTTAAGCAGGTTAAGGAGGAGTTGAGGAAGACAGGGTTGTTGGTTAGGAAGTTTGAGGAAGAAGTCTAG
- a CDS encoding putative glutamate carboxypeptidase, with translation MHYSASRLGTAAIAVVLLLPAGLHACQREREFFTHQHKRQATPVPELTADEQLIISSFDNNSIPDWSYYYTHGDHLAGRNRSQAQWTADRWAEAGFETRLDSYHVFLDYPVSKSISVTWPNGTTYTPSLEEAVLEEDDVTGWENRIPTFHGYSFSGNASAEYVYVGRGQQADFERLIALGVELEGKIALARYGGPFRGLKVKNAQENGMIGAILFTDPGDDGNVTVAKGVAAYPDGPARNPTSVQRGSVQFLSTYPGDPTTPGYPSREDSPRADKNAVLPQIPSIPISYEEVQPILAALDGFGTPGAQVNRSMWVGALNATYATGPAPGVTISMDNQMEDTYTDIWNAIGIINGTNADETIIIGNHRDAWLIGGAADPNSGTAVIVELGRVFGKLLAQGWQPKRNIVLCSWDAEEYGLVGSTEWVEEYIPWIKDTVVSYFNIDVGASGPHPGITASPELHAIATEQMKKVVWPAMGGNETMYDVWMDDTMGRIGVLGSGSDYTAFVHRGIAAIDMGSDPGPGDPIYHYHSNYDSYHWMANYGDPGFLVHKAMGQYLSLLAYHLANEDLLPLEPINYATQMESYYTALRSTIGNSTQDLDTSTLESAIEDFRGQAIEAEKMAQQAIAAGDDALLQVVNKRYRDFQRGFASQGGLPGREFYQHLIFAPGVDTGYAPVTFPGITEAVEAGNFTLAEEYLEKTVRAIEVAGNILYT, from the exons ATGCATTACTCTGCCTCCCGCTTGGGGACTGCTGCGATAGCAGTGGTATTGCTACTACCTGCAGGATTACATGCTTGTCAACGCGAGCGAGAGTTCTTCACTCATCAACACAAGCGACAG GCAACACCGGTCCCAGAACTCACTGCAGATGAACAGTTGATCATCTCTTCATTTGACAATAATAGCATTCCTGACTGGTCTTACTACTACACGCATGGTGACCATCTGGCTGGTCGCAACAGAAGCCAAGCTCAATGGACCGCAGATCGATGGGCAGAAGCTGGCTTCGAGACTCGACTCGATAGCTACCATGTCTTTCTAGACTATCCAGTCAGCAAGTCTATTTCCGTGACCTGGCCAAACGGCACGACTTACACACCAAGCCTTGAAGAAGCTGTTCTTGAAGAAGACGATGTTACTGGCTGGGAGAATCGTATCCCTACTTTCCATGGCTACTCCTTCAGTGGCAATGCAAGCGCAGAGTATGTCTATGTCGGGAGGGGTCAGCAGGCTGACTTCGAACGCTTGATTGCACTTGGCGTAGAGCTGGAAGGCAAGATTGCCCTCGCGCGTTATGGAGGACCCTTCCGAGGTCTGAAAGTGAAGAACGCACAG GAAAATGGCATGATCGGTGCTATACTCTTCACTGATCCGGGCGACGATGGTAACGTGACTGTCGCAAAGGGCGTGGCAGCATACCCGGATGGCCCGGCTCGTAACCCAACTTCAGTGCAGCGCGGCAGCGTTCAGTTCTTGTCGACATATCCTGGCGATCCGACCACGCCAGGCTACCCATCGAGGGAAGATTCACCCCGAGCAGACAAGAATGCAGTGCTACCGCAGATTCCGTCGATCCCCATCTCGTACGAAGAGGTCCAACCGATACTTGCAGCTCTTGATGGCTTCGGCACACCAGGAGCCCAGGTCAACCGGTCTATGTGGGTCGGTGCTCTCAACGCGACGTATGCGACCGGACCAGCGCCTGGAGTCACAATCAGTATGGACAACCAGATGGAAGATACGTACACCGACATCTGGAACGCCATCGGCATCATCAACGGCACGAATGCAGATGAGACCATCATCATAGGCAACCACCGCGACGCCTGGCTCATTGGTGGGGCAGCGGACCCCAACTCTGGTACTGCTGTGATCGTCGAGCTCGGTCGTGTCTTTGGCAAGCTTCTCGCACAAGGATGGCAACCCAAGCGGAATATTGTGCTCTGTTCGTGGGATGCCGAGGAGTATGGGCTCGTTGGCTCTACTGAGTGGGTGGAAGAGTACATACCTTGGATCAAAGACACTGTGGTGTCGTACTTCAACATCGACGTCGGTGCAAGCGGACCGCATCCTGGAATTACCGCATCGCCTGAGCTGCACGCGATTGCTACAGAACAGATGAAGAAGGTCGTCTGGCCAGCGATGGGCGGGAACGAAACGATGTACGATGTCTGGATGGATGACACGATGGGTCGGATTGGTGTGCTTGGAAGTGGCAGCGATTATACTGCATTCGTTCACCGAGGTATCGCTGCA ATCGACATGGGCTCCGACCCCGGCCCAGGGGATCCAATCTACCACTACCACAGCAACTACGACAGCTACCACTGGATGGCCAACTACGGCGACCCTGGCTTCCTTGTCCACAAAGCAATGGGTCAATACCTTTCCCTCCTAGCCTACCACCTCGCAAACGAAGACCTCCTCCCCCTTGAACCCATCAACTACGCCACCCAAATGGAATCCTACTATACTGCCCTCCGCTCCACAATCGGCAATTCTACCCAAGACCTCGACACCTCAACCCTCGAGTCCGCCATCGAAGATTTCCGCGGTCAGGCGATCGAGGCCGAGAAAATGGCGCAGCAGGCGATTGCGGCTGGCGATGATGCGCTGCTGCAGGTTGTGAACAAGAGGTACCGAGACTTTCAGAGGGGGTTTGCGAGTCAGGGTGGGTTACCTGGGAGGGAGTTCTATCAACATTTGATTTTTGCGCCGGGTGTTGATACAGGATACGCGCCGGTCACGTTTCCGGGGATCACGGAAGCGGTGGAGGCTGGGAACTTCACGTTGGCGGAGGAGTATTTGGAGAAGACGGTGAGGGCGATTGAGGTGGCAGGGAATATCTTATACACGTAA
- a CDS encoding U4/U5/U6 small nuclear ribonucleoprotein prp3 has translation MTGKRPYDTNGEGSDLKRQRAEDGSPRPAAQHDLERKKQETAARMAAIKAKMAASKASAGGVTPPPAPPAPPPAQASQSSASANGDDAAAKRAEAQRKIAEIKARMAAKNGTGASPANGAAAPPPPPTRQEPDWRAEARARAAEIAKQNSQQKSALPTPPPRVDGRGARGGLGIGLHPSLMGDAGRDKSQAGQQGPKFSTTKGNQQPEKPKINPYLAADDQIPRDDQDSAFAPSARRYAERKSKQLVFAEKGKYMAQANALRQQAKLEEMKRRIAAESKKQEIEEASDKSFLVPAPPDVEWWDEGLLPEGQSTYDDWDKEGRNKIETTDSIITNLVQRPVLLQAPQDRFVPAPKPLMLTEKEQKKLRRQRRMADMKEEQAKIRLGLIEPPPPKVKKSNMMRVLGEQAVKDPTAVEARVNREIAQRASDHDKANAERALTAEQRAEKLKKQQEGDAAKGVKVAVFRVDDLSSGKHRYQVDVNAKQDALTGIVILNPTMNLIIVEGGSHSIKHFKKLLLNRIKWTENTMPVGDSNPTTFTGTTDGSNATTTSSSVYSTSGSRGTGSKAAEWCAPLDENGNLKDLSENRCVLVWEGDEPTRHFKKWGSRACETDGEARDVLTKTKMENMWTLARSK, from the coding sequence ATGACGGGCAAACGGCCATACGACACAAATGGGGAGGGCAGCGATCTGAAGAGACAACGCGCAGAGGATGGATCACCACGACCGGCTGCACAACATGACCTGGAGAGGAAGAAGCAGGAAACGGCGGCGAGGATGGCCGCCATAAAGGCCAAGATGGCTGCCAGTAAGGCGAGCGCTGGAGGAGTAACACCGCCACCTGCACCCCCAGCACCACCTCCTGCACAAGCGTCACAGAGTTCAGCTTCGGCAAATGGCGACGATGCAGCAGCGAAAAGGGCAGAGGCTCAGCGCAAGATTGCAGAGATCAAGGCCCGCATGGCAGCGAAGAACGGGACTGGCGCATCACCTGCGAACGGAGCTGCTGCACCACCGCCGCCACCTACTAGACAGGAGCCGGACTGGAGGGCGGAGGCAAGAGCGAGGGCTGCTGAGATAGCAAAGCAGAACAGCCAACAGAAATCTGCCCTTCCCACTCCACCGCCGAGAGTCGATGGACGAGGCGCGAGAGGTGGCCTGGGCATTGGTCTGCACCCGTCGTTGATGGGAGATGCGGGCAGGGACAAGAGCCAGGCAGGCCAGCAGGGACCGAAGTTCAGCACAACTAAGGGAAACCAGCAGCCGGAGAAACCCAAGATCAACCCATACCTCGCAGCCGACGACCAGATACCACGAGATGATCAGGACTCGGCCTTTGCTCCCTCCGCGCGTCGATATGCTGAGAGGAAGAGCAAGCAGCTGGTGTTCGCTGAGAAGGGCAAGTACATGGCTCAGGCGAATGCATTGCGGCAGCAGGCGAAGCTGGAAGAGATGAAGCGACGCATAGCTGCTGAGAGCAAGAAGCAGGAGATTGAAGAGGCATCAGACAAATCGTTCTTAGTACCGGCACCGCCCGATGTGGAGTGGTGGGACGAGGGACTGTTACCGGAAGGGCAGAGTACGTACGATGATTGGGACAAGGAGGGCCGCAATAAAATTGAGACCACTGATTCCATCATCACGAACCTCGTCCAACGACCAGTATTGCTACAAGCGCCACAAGATCGATTCGTCCCAGCACCCAAGCCGCTCATGCTTACAGAGAAAGAGCAGAAGAAGCTGCGAAGACAACGCCGTATGGCAGACATGAAGGAAGAACAGGCGAAGATCCGTCTGGGACTGATCGAGCCTCCTCCGCCCAAGGTGAAGAAGTCGAACATGATGCGCGTGCTTGGTGAACAAGCCGTGAAAGATCCTACTGCCGTCGAGGCACGTGTGAACCGCGAAATCGCACAGCGTGCCTCTGATCACGATAAAGCCAACGCCGAGAGAGCTTTGACAGCCGAGCAAAGAGCAGAGAAGCTGAAGAAGCAACAGGAAGGAGATGCTGCCAAGGGTGTCAAGGTTGCAGTCTTCCGTGTTGACGATCTCAGCTCAGGCAAGCATAGATACCAAGTTGATGTCAACGCGAAGCAGGATGCGCTTACTGGTATCGTGATCCTCAATCCGACCATGAACCTCATCATCGTCGAAGGTGGATCGCACAGTATCAAGCACTTCAAGAAACTGCTTCTGAACAGGATAAAGTGGACTGAGAACACGATGCCGGTTGGAGACTCGAATCCTACGACATTCACTGGCACAACAGATGGCAGCAACGCGACCACTACCTCCAGCAGTGTATACAGCACGTCGGGTAGCAGGGGTACTGgaagcaaagctgctgaATGGTGCGCTCCTCTCGACGAGAACGGCAACCTGAAAGACCTTAGCGAGAACAGATGCGTATTGGTCTGGGAAGGAGATGAGCCCACAAGACACTTCAAGAAATGGGGAAGCCGAGCCTGCGAGACTGACGGTGAGGCGAGGGACGTATTGACAAAGACAAAGATGGAGAATATGTGGACGCTGGCAAGAAGCAAGTAA